Proteins encoded together in one Coffea arabica cultivar ET-39 chromosome 2c, Coffea Arabica ET-39 HiFi, whole genome shotgun sequence window:
- the LOC113724337 gene encoding uncharacterized protein translates to MPKTRSQRNADGSKGNGGSGPHQSARSPTPGGEGAGPLRIPPEQLVQAVAGNLPTFEAIVNYLRGQTGGHLGQGPKNSEEGPTESRTGSPNPQLKRVRREPTREHIDIGEPSHKHSRTEHPEPVRRYSKDELSPRKEQLQVQDELDLLLDTEADKYIASPFVPDIEDYPLPAKFKIPSMKSYDATTDPEDRLFAFLTQMRLQTAANAVRCKTFPMFLEGKARQWFQGLPPRSIRSFVQLARLFAAQFVSSQAFSKSTAHLMTIQQRPEESLREYMVRFNNESLQVRDRDDKVVMAAFINGLRKQKLYIELVEKPPKSVQEMLDRAHEKANAEEANRLKSAQERLRDDKRRRGADQGEARPGSGRKNAYDRLPRSRPMGGDKSWTSLTAPRARVLAVMEQEGLSRPPRPLAGDKSRRDQGLFCAYHRDVGHDTEDCRHLKKDIEKLIKRGHLGQFIRDDRADQPRGRPRSERPSYHRDRPQGPHGRTPEQEAQNLAGVINTIAGGPAGGDSHTARRHNRPSPAGESSAKRLKMYEEIIYGPEDAVPLASNNHEAIVIEVITCNYKVRKLYIDNGSAIDVLYYKTFKELQLEDRQLVPIRTPLIGFAGPPVRPEGMITLMVTVGVSPKCRIVPVNFAVVKEPSSYNMILGRPTLNALRAVCSTLHLSMKFPTPEGVAEVLGDPEVARACYIATLKGKEKLVAQTVCLEP, encoded by the coding sequence ATGCCAAAAACGAGGTCTCAGAGGAATGCCGATGGATCCAAGGGAAATGGAGGAAGCGGTCCCCATCAGTCTGCCCGGAGTCCGACCCCTGGAGGCGAGGGTGCGGGACCCTTACGGATCCCGCCTGAGCAATTGGTTCAGGCGGTAGCAGGGAACCTGCCCACTTTTGAGGCCATTGTGAATTACCTCAGGGGGCAGACGGGAGGACATCTGGGCCAGGGGCCAAAGAACTCGGAGGAGGGTCCAACCGAGTCCAGGACTGGGAGCCCTAACCCCCAGCTCAAGCGAGTGCGCCGGGAGCCCACGCGCGAACACATTGACATCGGGGAGCCCTCTCACAAGCACTCCCGAACTGAGCATCCGGAGCCTGTCCGGAGGTACTCTAAGGATGAGCTCTCGCCTCGGAAAGAGCAGCTCcaggtgcaggacgagctggacctgCTCTTGGACACAGAGGCGGATAAGTACATCGCTTCCCCTTTCGTGCCCGATATTGAGGACTATCCGTTGCCTGCGAAGTTCAAGATACCTAGCATGAAGTCTTACGATGCGACCACGGATCCGGAGGATCGCTTGTTTGCCTTCCTGACCCAAATGCGTCTGCAAACTGCTGCAaatgcggtcaggtgcaagactTTCCCaatgtttttggagggtaaggcACGTCAAtggttccagggacttccccccaggtcCATTCGGTCCTTTGTCCAGCTCGCTCGACTGTTTGCGGCCCAGTTCGTCTCATCGCAAGCCTTCTCCAAAAGCACGGCGCACCTGATGACTATCCAGCAAAGGCCTGAGGAATCCTTACGTGAGTACATGGTGCGTTTCAATAACGAGTCCCTTCAGGTTCGAGATCGCGATGACAAGGTggtcatggctgccttcatcaaTGGGCTGCGCAAACAGAAGCTCTACATCGAGCTCGTGGAGAAACCTCCCAAGTCAGTGCAGGAAATGCTAGACCGAGCTCATGAGAAGGCCAATGCGGAGGAAGCCAACCGTCTTAAAAGTGCCCAGGAAAGATTAAGGGATGACAAGCGCAGGAGGGGCGCCGACCAGGGGGAGGCACGGCCTGGCTCGGGAAGGAAAAACGCTTATGACCGCCTCCCCAGGAGCCGTCCAATGGGAGGAGACAAATCCTGGACCAGCCTCACGGCACCTCGAGCTCGGGTGCTCGCAGTGATGGAACAGGAGGGGCTCTCCCGACCTCCTCGACCTTTGGCTGGGGACAAAAGTAGACGGGACCAAGGTCTGTTTTGCGCTTATCATCGAGATGTGGGGCACGACACAGAGGACTGCCGCCACCTTAAGAAAGATATTGAAAAACTGATCAAACGGGGCCACCTCGGGCAGTTCATACGAGATGACCGAGCTGACCAGCCACGAGGGAGACCCAGGTCGGAACGTCCGAGCTACCACCGGGATCGACCTCAGGGGCCTCATGGTCGAACTCCTGAGCAGGAAGCACAGAATCTAGCAGGGGTGATTAATACTATTGCAGGAGGACCGGCTGGCGGGGATAGTCACACAGCTCGGCGGCACAATCGACCTTCCCCCGCGGGGGAGAGTTCGGCCAAGCGATTGAAGATGTACGAGGAAATTATCTACGGACCTGAGGACGCAGTCCCTCTGGCCTCCAACAATCATGAAGCTATTGTGATAGAAGTTATCACCTGTAATTACAAAGTGAGGAAGTTATACATAGACAACGGAAGTGCTATAGACGTGCTGTATTACAAGACTTTTAAGGAGCTGCAGCTGGAGGATAGACAGCTCGTCCCGATTCGGACTCCATTGATCGGGTTTGCAGGCCCTCCCGTGAGGCCGGAAGGAATGATCACTCTCATGGTTACGGTGGGAGTATCCCCGAAGTGCCGAATTGTTCCGGTAAACTTCGCGGTGGTTAAGGAGCCGTCGTCGTACAATATGATTCTGGGACGGCCCACACTGAATGCCCTCCGAGCTGTTTGCTCCACGTTGCACCTCAGCATGAAGTTTCCTACTCCTGAGGGGGTGGCTGAGGTGCTCGGGGATCCAGAGGTGGCCAGGGCATGCTACATTGCCACCCTCAAGGGCAAGGAGAAGTTGGTAGCTCAAACAGTTTGCTTAGAGCCCTGA